CGATGCAATCAATCTCTCGATTGATTACATGCTTTCCTTCTTGATTGATTGAATGAATTCCAACGGGACAAACAGGTACACAAGCACCGCAATCCGTACAAGAATTTCGCTTAAACATTACTTGATATTTTCTTTCTAGTCCTTCAGGGTTCGAGCACCATTTACAGCGTAGGGGGCACCCCTTAAAAAACACCATGGTTCTTATGCCAGGCCCATCGTACATATTGTATTTTTGTATATTGAATATCACTGCTTTTCTCTCAATTACAGCTGCCTTTTTATTACTCATACTGTTTAATCCTCCGTTTTAGTTCCCTCATACTCATCTTGTTTACTCTAGCCAGTACCCCTTTATAAGGTACCAGCTAGAGATTCAACTAAGACTTGGTTCCATAAGAGCCAGAACCTATAGGTTCATCTATGTCGATTGATTTATTAAAAGTGTGTTAACATTGTTCTACTGATGATTTCGTCTTGTACGTCTTTGCATAGCTCTACGAAGAATGCACTGTAGCCTGCAACACGAACGATTAGATCACGGTATTTCTCTGGATGCTTCTGTGCTTCAAGCAATGTGTTGTTATCTAAATAGTTGAACTGCATTTCACCGATACCGATGTTGTTTGCTGTACGAAGTAATGTGATGATACCTTCTTCACCTTCTGGTGTATCCAGTAATCCTGCGATTAATTTGAAGTTGTGTACCATACCTAAGTTCATATTATCGCAAGCCATTTTAGAAACAGATTTAATGATGGCTGTAGGTCCTTTAAAGTCTGCACCCTGTGTTGGACTGATACCATCGGATAGCGGTGTCCAAGCACCACGTCCATTTGCAGTTGCACCAGTTAGCTGACCGAATGGTGTGTTGTTTGAAATGGATAATGTACCGTGACACATTATGGAATGTAGGGTTCTATATTTACGGTGCTCTTTCTCTGTAAAGTTTACTAAATCCGCAGCGATTAGATCTACATAATCATCGTCGTTCCCGTATTTAGGAGCTTTTAAGCAATCACTTTTTACTTGGTCGTATCCAACGAAGTCTGCTTTTAATGCTTCATTTAATTGTTGTAATGTATATTTTTTATCATCGAATACTAACTTCTTAATGGCTGCCATAGAGTCAACATAGGTTGCCAGCCCACTCCAAACAACCCCTGGTCCGAAGTTATACATAGCACCACCTGCTGAAACGTCTTTACCGCTTTCCATACAACCTTCATACATGATCGACATTAAAGGCTTTGGTGCTAAATCTCTATGAACACGTTGAGAGATTACTGTAGCGATATTGCTTAATTTTGTAATATATTGAATCTGCTCTTTAACAGCCGCTTCAAATTGCTCATAAGTCTTGTATTGGTTGATGTCTCCCATATTCGGTGTCACTTGTTTACCGTACCATAGTGGCACACCGTTGTTTAAAACCAACTCAATAGCGATTGGCCATTGTGTATAGGCTGTAGAAGTCCATTGGTATAAACGACCAGATTTTTGTGGCTCTACGCATCCCATTAAGCAGTAGTCTCGAGCGTCTTCAATAGAAACACCTTTCGCCAGCATCATCTTAATGTGAACATCGTCAAAGTGGCAAGCTGGGAATCCCATACCAGAACGAACAACGTCTACGATTTTCTTTAAGTATTTCTTTGGTGATTTACTGTGAATACGTGTTGCTAGAGATGGTTGGTAGATCTTAACGTGTCGAACTGCATCCATTAATAGGTATGTTAAGTCATTTGTTGCATCTAATCCTTCACGTGTAACACCGCCAACACACATGTTTACGAATGGTTGGTATCCTGCGAAGAACTTAGAACCACCTTCACTTGTAACCCACATCATCTCTGACATTTTAATCAGCATAGCACCTGCTAATTCAAATGCTTCGAACTCAGTCATTCTGCCACTTTCAATATCAGCTTTGTAGAATGGATACATGTATTGGTCAACACGACCGATGGACATTCCTGTTTGGTTTTCTTCAACTACAAGTAAAGATTCGATTGTCCAAACTGCCTGAATTGCTTCCCAGAAAGTACTTGGCTTATTTGCTGGAACTCTTCTGTTGATTTCTGAAATTCTTTGAAGCTCTGCTTTACGCTTAGGGTTTGTTTCTTTTGCTGCCAAATCTGCTGCATGGTCTGCTAAACGTCTAGCGTAGATCATAACACCTTCAGTTGTTTCAATCACTGCTTTATAATAATAGATTTTCTCAATATCATCTGGATTGTCATAGCTTAGTTTTTCTAAATGCTCTTGTGCTTCTTTTTGGATATCGATCATCCCTTTTTTCATAAGGATTACGTCATATCCTGGGTTAGAGTCGCCTCCACCATTTAATGCGTGGTATGAACAGTCGGAAACGAAGGACTCTCCTGAGATTTCCCAAACACCTGCATCACGGTATTGATCTTCGCAATACTCATCTACAGACTTTCCTTTCCAGAATGGGAAAAGCTCTTCTCTCATATATCGCTTATCTTCTTCAGAGATATAGAATGGGTCTTGAGGACGGTTACCGATGGTATCGATTTCATCTTCCATCCATCGCCATGCGATATCTGGTGAGAAAGCACCTGCACGTGGTTGTCCACAAGGAGCACCAACGATTAACTCGTCTTCTTGAATTAATAAAGGTGCAGTTTCACAGCAGTATCTAAAGCTCTTTGCTCTCAATAAAACCTTTGGCATACCAGGGTTCTCTTTTGCAATTTTAGTAATGGCACGAGCACGGTGGGTTGTGATCGTTGGTTGCCACTTTAAATAAGTTTCTTTTAATCTGCTTAAACGCTCTGTGATTCCATTTGGAACACCAGTACCTTCTTCGCTTCTATATGCAGGGGCACAAGTTCCATCTTTTTTTGTAATTTCATTTGAAATTCCTTCAAAGATCTTCATTAAAGACATTCTTTCCTCTACAGAAAGGTTTTTAGTTGCTTCTGTAAGCTTATTTGAAAAATCACGAATATCCAAAATCATTACCTCCAATTCCTTCTCATTATTTTTATTTTCTTATACAATTGCGATCTACTTTAATTCCTTTAAAAACTCTTCTAGTATGCTTTGTAGTGCTTTCATGCCCTCCTGTCCATGGTTCTTCGCCTGTAATGGATTTTCATTGGCATTTTTGTCTTGCACTACAGCACTGTCTAAGATATTTTCAATCCTTCTGACACCGTATCCTACTTTACGGATATAGACCAAGTTCATTGGAGAGACATTATCTGAAGTCATTCCGTGCCCTGCAGAACCACTGCCAAGGGTCAGCGCTGGGAATAAATTTGTGGTTGCACCAATACTGCCAAGGGAAGCTGGCGTGTTTACCAGAACTCTACCTACTGGTTTCTTTAATGCAAACTGTCGAATGACATCTTCATCCTTTGAATGGATCACTAAGGTATGGCCATTCTTCTGGCTTAATAAAAGCTCTATACATTTTTCACAGGCATGCTTCCAATCGTCTTCGATATAATAAGCTAGAACTGGACAAAGCTTTTCTTTTGCGTATGGATTCACCTCGCATACATAGCTTCTCTCAGAGATTAAAACCGTTGTGCTCTCTGGAACAGAAAATCCTGCCTTTTTAGCGATTTCAAATGCAGTTTTACCTACCGTTTCTGAAGTTGTACCACCATGAGGCGTAAAGAGTATTCTCACCAGCTTCTCAGATTCTTCATCGGTCATAAAATAGGCACCCCTATTTTTAAATTCCTCTTTTACTTCTTTGGCAATACATCCATCTACAACGACGGATTGCTCCGAAGCCGATACCACACCATTATCGAAGGTCTTACTGGCGATAATATCCTTTACCGCTTGCTTGATGTCCGCTGTACGTTCTATAAATACAGGGCCATTGCCATTACCACCGTAAATAACTGGCTTTTGAGAAGCATAGGCCGCATCTAACATTCCCGGAACCCCTGTGTTGATCACCAGCGAAGTCTCTTTATGATTCATTAGCTCCTTTGTTCCAGAAACTGTTACAATGCTTAAGTAGGATAAAGCGCCGGCTGGAAGTCCATATCCTTCTGCTGCTTTTATAAGAATATCTAACACCCTACGAATTGTTTGTTTTGCTCTTGGATGCGGTGAAAAAACAATTGCGTTTCCCGATTTAATTGCAATCAGCGCTTTGTATATGGTAGTGGAAACTGGGCTAGTCGCTGGACTTAGTGCGACGATAACACCCATAGGCACCCCAATATCCATTGTTTTATTTTCTTTATCCTCATTGATCATACCTACGCAGCGAATATCTTTTAACTTAGCTGGTACGTATTCACAGACAAATCTATTTTTAAGATATTTGTCCTGTACCTTTCCATAGTCGGTTTCATCCATGGACATTTCTGCTAATTCGTATGCATATTTACGGACTTCTTCTGCCATACGATCAACGATTTCATCGAGCTTTTCCTGTGAAAATCCAGCTAAGACTTTTTGAGCCTCTCTGGCATTTTCAATCAGGATTCGAGCCTCTTGTATGGAGAGCAAATCATGATCTATAATATTCATTTGGACCTCTCCTTTTCATTTCCATTGAATTTCAGTCATGGAACGACTGCGTTCTTTTTTTAAAGCTTTCTATCTTAAAGATTTAGGTTTTCTAAAGAATATCTTCCGATAATTTTCTCTATATCATGGTGCGGGCTTGCAATAACTACGGAGCTATAAACTTCAGATCCCATGTTCTTAACAGCCTGTACACCACTTTCTACCGCTGCTTTACATGCACCTACATCTCCTCTAACCAGTACAGAGATATAACCTGAAGCTACGTTTTCAAAACCGATTAACTCTACGTCTGCAGATTTACACATTGCATCTGCTGCCTCTAAAACATAAACGATACCAAATGTCTCTATTAATCCTAAGGCTTTATAAGTATTCATTATAACTTCACTCTCCTTTGTGATCTCAATCTTATTTATCAATATCGTAAATTGAAACGATTTCTCCAATGGCTTTAATCGGTCTAGGCATCACGTGTTGTGCTGTTAATTTACCGACAGCTTGTGCCGCTGCTGCGCCAGCTTCTACAGCTGCCTTTACAGCGCCTACATCTCCTTTTACCATGATTGTAACAAGGGTAGACCCTACGTTTTCATAGGATACCAACTCTACATTGGCAGCCTTTAGCATTTTATCTGCCGCTTCGATTGCAGGAACCATGCCTACTGTTTCAACAAGGCCTAATGCTTCTTCTCCGTAATATCTCATTTGATTTCCTTCCCTTCATTCATAATTTTATGAAAATTTTATTTAAATTTATAAAATACAATAGATATCCTATTTTAAAAATAATGTTCAGGGCTTATGCGACCTAGTCTTTGATATACTTGTTGATGGTATCGGCACCCTCTTTGTGTGCACGATAATAAACTCTCAAAATACCATCCTTATCTAGTTCAAATCTCGATTCTTCAAGGAGCCCGTTGGCCTCCGCAGTCATTAATGCAGCTAGTACATCTTCCTTATTTAAAGCCTTAAAGCTTCCATATTGACCTCTTAAAGCATCAATAACCTCTTCTGTACAAGCTTCGTTTACCTTGGTGAAATGTTTTAAAATAGCATAGTTCAATGGTTTCATTAAGCTTGTCCCCCTTCTTTTTTAAATAAATCCATTGGGTTCATTGCAATTACTAAAATACCAAATGCCATTAATACAGCAGAAACCCAAACAACTGGAGGTAATGCCATGCCTTCCATACCAAAGATGATGCCTAGTATGATCCAGCTGAAGAATGGTCCCCAGAATGAATAAGTACCATTACAAGCCATTCCTAGGGCAGCACCGCACATTCCATTTCCTTTGTACCATAGCATAAATGTATAGTAGGAGCAGATGCCAGATACAACAAACCATAGCATTGCAGGACCGCTTGTAAATGCCTGAAGTGTTAAATCCATTGCAAGTTTTACATTGCCACCAACCATACCGAAGATTGGAAGTAAAATAAGTAAGTTTCCTAAACCAGAGGTTGTTTGTCTGATGGTAATTCCAATTTCAGAGTCAATCATTGATGTTCCGAAACCAGCTACGCATCCTTCAAGTCCCCATCCTAAAGCTGCAATCAATGCCATACCGATTCCTAGCAACAGTCCTTCTGGTGCATCGCCACCAAGACTTGTTGTACCAATTAGAACCCCCGCTAAAACACAAATTGCAACACCCGATACCATTCTCTTATTCAGATCTTGCTTAAATAAAATCTTACCTAAAATAGCGCCTACTGCTGTGTTTAGAGCTGCAATTGGAATAACAATAGATCCTGCCATCTGGAGCGCAATAACGTATGCCGCACTGGCAATGGGTCCTCCGATTAACGCTGCCAAAATCATCATAACCCCAGGAACGGTCTTAATCGTTCTAAAAAAGTCTCCGAGCTTGCCCTTAATTCCCGCATTAGCTAATGCCCATATACCACTAACACTATCATTTACTGCACTTCCTAATGCTCCTAGGACAAAGGTAAGAAAGAAAGGAGATAATCCAGCGGTATTTGCACCATACCAGTCCGCCCAAATTCCTTTTGCCATACCCAGTGTTAAAAATGCTGTGTAAAGTCCATAGAAAAGACCAGATAATAAAGCTACAGTTACACCTTTTTTGAAGAACTGTGATGATAATTTCTTTTTAGCAGCAATTGCTGTTGCACTTGCTACAAATGTACCTTCCTTCATTATTAAAACTCCCCCATTATTAGTTTTTTTCATTCCTTCATTATGAATCTTAAAAACAACGATCGTCTAGACTGATATCCGCGTTACTTCAATAATAACTTAACAATGATTTTCTGCATGGCATAAATCGAACTTTTTTGCGGTACATTATCCTTCAGTTTTTCGACATTATTGTACAATAACCACCTTCTTGTAGAATCGTGTACGATCTCTTAGAAAATAATAGGAAAAAAGACACCTTGAATACTCAAAGTGTCTTTTTTCCTATTATTTTCTTAACTTTTTACCATATCTGCAATGGTATAATCCGATGATGCTAGGATCTCTCTCATATTTTTTCGGAATCGCTCGTATCGAATATGGCAGTAATCTAAGAAGTCGTCTCCATTATAATGGCGGATCAACGCCCACACCGTCCATAGAAGATCCTGAGCTAGCATAAAGCATTTTATTTTTAACAGTTCTTCCTCTTTAGGAAATTGTCCATAATACTCCAAAAATAAATATTCGATAGCATCCCCCGTCAGCCTAGACTCCAATATATATGCTGCAATATCCCAGCTTGGATCGTTCAGTCCAGCATATTCCCAGTCAATGAGGTACATTCTTCCCTCTTCGTCTACAATAAAATTTTCTGGTACCGTATCGTTATGACATGGAATTCTTACCAGGTTTTTAAGATTTGTTTTCATGTAGTCAAACAGCTTTTCCTTCAACGATTCATAATCAAAGAAAAAATTTCCATTCATTTCTTCGACAATATCTTCATATTTGCTTAGCTCCGTCTGAAAGTCAAAGATATTTGGAAAAGTAACTGGACTGGTATGTGTTTTTTTCATTAAACTAGAAACTGCACTGAGATTCGCCGGATCACAAGGATTCGCAGTAGCGATGTTCTTACTGTTTGGGATATACTTACTAATTTTAATGCCCGTGACTTCATCAAAGTAAATGCATTGAGAATTTAGCCCCAGCTGTGTAGCAATGGTGCTATTGACCTTTTCCACTTCACGATCAATCATATAGTTTGTCATACCACCGGGCTGCCGAATTACATATTCATTGCCGTCAATCTTCATAATATAATTATAATTTGTAAGTCCACCAGCAAAGCGTGACTTATCAAATATGAGGTTTTCATCCTGAAAAACTTCTCGTAACTTCTGTTGTATTATTTCTTCGATCATCATAAATAGTTCACCATATTTCAAAATTTATTCTTTTCATTTTAAGGGCTCCCCGTCTATTTTTCAATACATTCTACCCTCTTTATACTAGACGCTCTTTTTTAAAATTCATCTCTTTATGCTATATTTAAAGCTTACTCCATTATAACAAGAATAGATTCTATAATCAATATATTACTTATTCCGCCATGCTCCGTATGATATTGTACAATATCCCATTATAATTGGATACAATAATACAACCATCTCCTAGTAAATATTCAATAAAAGCTTTCTTCGGTATGATATGATAATTATTAGTCAATATCCTTGATAGGAATGGAGGTAATTATCATAGAAAATAAGTTTATATTAAAACCAAAGGTCTATTTCGGCAATAATGCCTTAGAAATGTTGAAGGAGCTTACAGGAACACGCGCCTTCGTTGTAGTGGATGCCATCATGGAGAAGCTAGGCTATCTTCAAAAAACTATAGACCTTCTAAAAAGTGCGGGTATCAGCGCTGAGGTTTATTCTGATGTACGTCCTGATCCAGATGTTAAAATTGTTGCCAATGGATTAAAGCATTATAAAGAAAGTAAAGCGGATATTTTAATCGCTCTTGGTGGCGGCTCTGCTATTGATACTGCCAAAGGAATCCTTTATTTTGCATGGAAATTTGAGTCCATAGAAGCATCTGAATTTAAAAAACCTCTTTTTGTGGCGATTCCTTCCACCAGTGGAACCGGTTCAGAAGTAACCGATTTCTCTGTGGTTACTACAGAGGATGGGAAAGTATGCATTGTTGATGAATTTATTGCGCCCGATATCGCCATATTAGATTCTACCTGTATTCAGCACGTTCCGAAGCATGTAGTTGCAGATACTGGTATTGATGTGTTGGTTCACGCCATGGAGGCTTATGTCTCTACAAAGGCTACAGACTTTACGGATGCCCTTGCAGAAAAAGCTATAAAGCTCATCTTTGAGAATTTAGAAACCATCTATAGAGATATCAATAATACAAAAGCTAGAGATCACGTCCTCAATGCATCCTGCATGGCAGGTATGGCCTTCACCAATACAGGCCTCGGTATTAATCACAGCCTTGCCCATGCCTTTGGTGGAACCTTCCATATTTCACATGGTCGCTCTAATGCATTAATGCTCCATGAGGTGCTAGGATTCAATGCAGATTTAAGCGGCGATACCAATAGCCAGGCTGCTGAAAAATATGCGAGACTAGCAACGATTCTAAATCTCCCTGCCAGAACACGCCGCGAAGGAATCGTCAGCCTTATGGATGCAATCTGTCAGTTGAAAAAAAACTTAGGAATTGAAGAAAACATTAA
Above is a genomic segment from Alkaliphilus oremlandii OhILAs containing:
- the cutC gene encoding choline trimethylamine-lyase, producing MILDIRDFSNKLTEATKNLSVEERMSLMKIFEGISNEITKKDGTCAPAYRSEEGTGVPNGITERLSRLKETYLKWQPTITTHRARAITKIAKENPGMPKVLLRAKSFRYCCETAPLLIQEDELIVGAPCGQPRAGAFSPDIAWRWMEDEIDTIGNRPQDPFYISEEDKRYMREELFPFWKGKSVDEYCEDQYRDAGVWEISGESFVSDCSYHALNGGGDSNPGYDVILMKKGMIDIQKEAQEHLEKLSYDNPDDIEKIYYYKAVIETTEGVMIYARRLADHAADLAAKETNPKRKAELQRISEINRRVPANKPSTFWEAIQAVWTIESLLVVEENQTGMSIGRVDQYMYPFYKADIESGRMTEFEAFELAGAMLIKMSEMMWVTSEGGSKFFAGYQPFVNMCVGGVTREGLDATNDLTYLLMDAVRHVKIYQPSLATRIHSKSPKKYLKKIVDVVRSGMGFPACHFDDVHIKMMLAKGVSIEDARDYCLMGCVEPQKSGRLYQWTSTAYTQWPIAIELVLNNGVPLWYGKQVTPNMGDINQYKTYEQFEAAVKEQIQYITKLSNIATVISQRVHRDLAPKPLMSIMYEGCMESGKDVSAGGAMYNFGPGVVWSGLATYVDSMAAIKKLVFDDKKYTLQQLNEALKADFVGYDQVKSDCLKAPKYGNDDDYVDLIAADLVNFTEKEHRKYRTLHSIMCHGTLSISNNTPFGQLTGATANGRGAWTPLSDGISPTQGADFKGPTAIIKSVSKMACDNMNLGMVHNFKLIAGLLDTPEGEEGIITLLRTANNIGIGEMQFNYLDNNTLLEAQKHPEKYRDLIVRVAGYSAFFVELCKDVQDEIISRTMLTHF
- a CDS encoding aldehyde dehydrogenase family protein, whose protein sequence is MNIIDHDLLSIQEARILIENAREAQKVLAGFSQEKLDEIVDRMAEEVRKYAYELAEMSMDETDYGKVQDKYLKNRFVCEYVPAKLKDIRCVGMINEDKENKTMDIGVPMGVIVALSPATSPVSTTIYKALIAIKSGNAIVFSPHPRAKQTIRRVLDILIKAAEGYGLPAGALSYLSIVTVSGTKELMNHKETSLVINTGVPGMLDAAYASQKPVIYGGNGNGPVFIERTADIKQAVKDIIASKTFDNGVVSASEQSVVVDGCIAKEVKEEFKNRGAYFMTDEESEKLVRILFTPHGGTTSETVGKTAFEIAKKAGFSVPESTTVLISERSYVCEVNPYAKEKLCPVLAYYIEDDWKHACEKCIELLLSQKNGHTLVIHSKDEDVIRQFALKKPVGRVLVNTPASLGSIGATTNLFPALTLGSGSAGHGMTSDNVSPMNLVYIRKVGYGVRRIENILDSAVVQDKNANENPLQAKNHGQEGMKALQSILEEFLKELK
- a CDS encoding BMC domain-containing protein, which produces MNTYKALGLIETFGIVYVLEAADAMCKSADVELIGFENVASGYISVLVRGDVGACKAAVESGVQAVKNMGSEVYSSVVIASPHHDIEKIIGRYSLENLNL
- a CDS encoding BMC domain-containing protein; this encodes MRYYGEEALGLVETVGMVPAIEAADKMLKAANVELVSYENVGSTLVTIMVKGDVGAVKAAVEAGAAAAQAVGKLTAQHVMPRPIKAIGEIVSIYDIDK
- a CDS encoding membrane protein yields the protein MKEGTFVASATAIAAKKKLSSQFFKKGVTVALLSGLFYGLYTAFLTLGMAKGIWADWYGANTAGLSPFFLTFVLGALGSAVNDSVSGIWALANAGIKGKLGDFFRTIKTVPGVMMILAALIGGPIASAAYVIALQMAGSIVIPIAALNTAVGAILGKILFKQDLNKRMVSGVAICVLAGVLIGTTSLGGDAPEGLLLGIGMALIAALGWGLEGCVAGFGTSMIDSEIGITIRQTTSGLGNLLILLPIFGMVGGNVKLAMDLTLQAFTSGPAMLWFVVSGICSYYTFMLWYKGNGMCGAALGMACNGTYSFWGPFFSWIILGIIFGMEGMALPPVVWVSAVLMAFGILVIAMNPMDLFKKEGGQA
- a CDS encoding phosphotransferase; amino-acid sequence: MKYGELFMMIEEIIQQKLREVFQDENLIFDKSRFAGGLTNYNYIMKIDGNEYVIRQPGGMTNYMIDREVEKVNSTIATQLGLNSQCIYFDEVTGIKISKYIPNSKNIATANPCDPANLSAVSSLMKKTHTSPVTFPNIFDFQTELSKYEDIVEEMNGNFFFDYESLKEKLFDYMKTNLKNLVRIPCHNDTVPENFIVDEEGRMYLIDWEYAGLNDPSWDIAAYILESRLTGDAIEYLFLEYYGQFPKEEELLKIKCFMLAQDLLWTVWALIRHYNGDDFLDYCHIRYERFRKNMREILASSDYTIADMVKS
- a CDS encoding 1-propanol dehydrogenase PduQ produces the protein MEVIIIENKFILKPKVYFGNNALEMLKELTGTRAFVVVDAIMEKLGYLQKTIDLLKSAGISAEVYSDVRPDPDVKIVANGLKHYKESKADILIALGGGSAIDTAKGILYFAWKFESIEASEFKKPLFVAIPSTSGTGSEVTDFSVVTTEDGKVCIVDEFIAPDIAILDSTCIQHVPKHVVADTGIDVLVHAMEAYVSTKATDFTDALAEKAIKLIFENLETIYRDINNTKARDHVLNASCMAGMAFTNTGLGINHSLAHAFGGTFHISHGRSNALMLHEVLGFNADLSGDTNSQAAEKYARLATILNLPARTRREGIVSLMDAICQLKKNLGIEENIKALGISEDDFENALDKMAEAAMADRCTPTNPKQPSKENMIQIFRKSFGQA